The Streptomyces laurentii genome contains a region encoding:
- a CDS encoding ABC transporter ATP-binding protein (ABC transporter ATP-binding protein [Streptomyces cattleya NRRL 8057 = DSM46488];~ABC transporter signature motif;~ABC-type multidrug transport system, ATPase component [Defense mechanisms]; COG1131;~ATP binding site [chemical binding];~ATP-binding cassette domain of the drug resistance transporter and related proteins, subfamily A; cd03230;~D-loop;~H-loop/switch region;~Q-loop/lid;~Walker A/P-loop;~Walker B;~identified by MetaGeneAnnotator; putative): MSVLTIDHVSRWFGNVVAVNDVTMTVGPGVTGLLGPNGAGKSTLINMMGGFLAPSAGSVTLDGETIWRNESVYRSIGIVPEREAMYDFLTGREFVVANAELQGLGDEEARRALATVEMEYAQDRKISTYSKGMRQRVKMASALVHEPSVLLLDEPFNGMDPRQRMQLMDLLRRMGAEGRTVLFSSHILEEVEQLASHIEVIVAGRHAASGDFRRIRRLMTDRPHRYLVRSSDDRALAAALIADPSTAGIEVDHADGGGLRVQAVDFGRFTELLPKVAQERGIRLLTVSPSDESLESVFSYLVAA, translated from the coding sequence ATGAGCGTTCTCACCATCGACCACGTCTCCCGCTGGTTCGGCAACGTCGTGGCCGTCAACGACGTCACCATGACCGTCGGCCCGGGCGTCACCGGTCTGCTCGGCCCCAACGGCGCCGGGAAGTCCACTCTCATCAACATGATGGGCGGGTTCCTCGCGCCCTCCGCCGGCAGCGTCACCCTCGACGGGGAGACGATCTGGCGCAACGAGTCCGTCTACCGCTCGATCGGCATCGTCCCCGAGCGGGAGGCGATGTACGACTTCCTCACCGGACGCGAGTTCGTCGTCGCCAACGCCGAGTTGCAGGGCCTCGGGGACGAGGAGGCGCGGCGGGCGCTGGCCACGGTCGAGATGGAATATGCCCAGGATCGCAAGATCTCCACGTACAGCAAGGGCATGCGGCAGCGCGTGAAGATGGCCTCGGCGCTCGTCCACGAGCCGTCCGTGCTGCTGCTCGACGAGCCGTTCAACGGCATGGACCCGCGCCAGCGCATGCAGCTGATGGACCTGCTGCGCCGGATGGGCGCCGAGGGCCGTACGGTCCTGTTCTCCTCGCACATCCTGGAGGAGGTCGAGCAGCTCGCCTCGCACATCGAGGTCATCGTGGCCGGCCGGCACGCCGCCTCCGGCGACTTCCGGCGGATCCGCCGGCTGATGACCGACCGGCCGCACCGCTATCTGGTGCGGTCCAGCGACGACCGGGCGCTGGCCGCCGCGCTGATCGCCGACCCGTCGACGGCCGGCATCGAGGTCGACCACGCGGACGGCGGAGGGCTGCGCGTCCAGGCCGTGGACTTCGGCCGGTTCACCGAACTGCTGCCGAAGGTCGCCCAGGAGCGCGGCATCCGGCTGCTGACGGTCTCGCCGTCGGACGAGTCCCTCGAATCCGTCTTCTCGTATCTCGTAGCGGCCTGA
- a CDS encoding possible integral membrane protein (ABC-type transport system involved in multi-copper enzyme maturation, permeasecomponent [General function prediction only]; COG1277;~identified by MetaGeneAnnotator; putative;~possible integral membrane protein [Streptomyces venezuelae ATCC10712]) has product MYNPTVARLTYRALLGRRRALILFALPAMLIVIAAAVRMFNGADDQVAADVLGGFALATMVPLIGVIAGTGAIGPEIDDGSIVYLLAKPVKRPTIVFTKLIVAIAVTMVFSALPTLIAGYILNGNGQQVAVAFTVASLVASIAYSALFLLLGTVSRHAVVIGLVYALVWEALFGSLIAGARTLSVQQWALALAEKVTGDGLVSSEVGLPTSVTLLVAVTIGATWFAGYKLRTMSLAGEE; this is encoded by the coding sequence ATGTACAACCCCACCGTCGCCCGGCTCACCTACCGGGCCCTCCTGGGCCGCAGGCGGGCGCTGATCCTGTTCGCGCTGCCCGCGATGCTGATCGTGATCGCCGCCGCGGTCCGGATGTTCAACGGCGCCGACGACCAGGTCGCCGCCGACGTCCTCGGCGGGTTCGCGCTCGCCACGATGGTGCCGCTGATCGGCGTGATCGCCGGCACCGGAGCGATCGGTCCGGAGATCGACGACGGCTCGATCGTCTATCTGCTGGCCAAGCCGGTGAAGCGGCCGACGATCGTGTTCACCAAGCTGATCGTCGCCATCGCCGTGACCATGGTCTTCTCGGCGCTGCCGACCCTGATCGCCGGATACATCCTGAACGGCAACGGGCAGCAGGTGGCCGTCGCCTTCACCGTGGCGTCGCTGGTCGCCTCCATCGCGTACAGCGCGCTCTTCCTGCTCCTCGGCACGGTCAGCCGGCACGCCGTCGTCATCGGCCTGGTCTACGCCCTGGTGTGGGAGGCCCTGTTCGGCTCGCTGATCGCGGGCGCCCGCACCCTCAGCGTCCAGCAGTGGGCGCTCGCGCTGGCCGAGAAGGTCACCGGGGACGGGCTGGTCAGCTCCGAGGTCGGGCTGCCGACGTCCGTGACGCTGCTGGTCGCCGTGACGATCGGGGCGACCTGGTTCGCGGGGTACAAGCTGCGGACGATGAGCCTGGCGGGCGAGGAGTAG
- a CDS encoding hypothetical protein (identified by MetaGeneAnnotator; putative;~sequence version:1): protein MTVTEGSTTASAPAGAPATIRSSAGTDAPRRSPLAHPALLLVGIVLASLNMRAALSSVSPLVGELAQEYGLSSATSSLVTSVPVLFLGLGAFVAPWLGRRFGPERVLFGALLLLAAGALVRALPSVTALYGGGVLVGTAIAVLNVLMPGLVKRDFPDRAAAMTSVYTGSMIAGATLGAAASVPLEHALGGWRGSLASWSVLACFAALAWLPQLLIRRAPLQVRTVAGTGSGSGARPAVAPGTAARALEHRSVWRSPLAWQVTLFMGFQSLWTYVLIAWMPTIFTDHGMSRSTAGVIFAFNNLVQVAGAFAVPLLAGRMRSQRPLVVLVTSMVAAGYVGLMVAPVQGAWLWSAALGVGQGGAVGLALTLIVLRSGDAMTAARLSGMSQTVGYLLAAFGPLAAGTLHQATGSWTAPIIAVLGICVAALGVGLLAARDRTV, encoded by the coding sequence GTGACGGTGACCGAGGGAAGTACCACCGCATCGGCCCCGGCCGGCGCACCGGCCACGATCCGGTCCTCCGCCGGGACGGACGCGCCCCGCCGCTCCCCGCTCGCGCACCCCGCGCTGCTGCTCGTCGGCATCGTGCTGGCCTCGCTCAACATGCGCGCCGCCCTGTCCAGCGTCTCGCCGCTGGTCGGCGAGCTGGCGCAGGAGTACGGACTGTCGTCGGCCACCAGCTCCCTGGTGACCTCGGTGCCGGTGCTCTTCCTCGGGCTCGGCGCCTTCGTCGCGCCCTGGCTCGGGCGGCGCTTCGGCCCCGAACGGGTGCTGTTCGGCGCCCTGCTGCTGCTCGCCGCGGGCGCCCTCGTCCGCGCCCTGCCGTCGGTCACCGCGCTGTACGGCGGCGGTGTCCTCGTCGGCACCGCGATCGCCGTCCTGAACGTCCTGATGCCCGGCCTGGTCAAGCGGGACTTCCCGGACCGGGCCGCGGCCATGACCTCCGTCTACACGGGCTCGATGATCGCGGGTGCCACCCTCGGCGCGGCCGCGTCCGTCCCGCTGGAGCACGCCCTCGGCGGCTGGCGCGGTTCGCTGGCCTCCTGGTCGGTGCTCGCCTGCTTCGCGGCCCTCGCCTGGCTGCCGCAGCTCCTGATCCGGCGGGCGCCGCTCCAGGTGCGTACGGTCGCGGGTACGGGCTCCGGTTCGGGCGCGCGCCCCGCGGTGGCCCCGGGGACGGCGGCCCGGGCCCTGGAGCACCGTTCGGTGTGGCGGTCGCCGCTCGCCTGGCAGGTGACCCTCTTCATGGGCTTCCAGTCGCTGTGGACGTACGTCCTGATCGCCTGGATGCCGACGATCTTCACGGACCACGGGATGAGCCGGTCGACGGCCGGCGTCATCTTCGCCTTCAACAACCTGGTCCAGGTCGCGGGCGCCTTCGCCGTGCCCCTGCTGGCCGGCCGGATGCGCAGCCAGCGCCCGCTGGTCGTGCTCGTCACGTCCATGGTCGCGGCCGGATACGTGGGCCTCATGGTCGCCCCGGTGCAGGGCGCCTGGCTCTGGTCGGCGGCCCTCGGCGTGGGCCAGGGCGGGGCGGTGGGCCTCGCGCTCACCCTGATCGTGCTGCGCTCGGGCGACGCGATGACGGCCGCCCGGCTCTCCGGCATGTCCCAGACCGTCGGCTACCTGCTCGCCGCCTTCGGCCCGCTGGCCGCCGGCACCCTGCACCAGGCGACCGGCTCCTGGACGGCGCCGATCATCGCGGTTCTCGGCATATGCGTGGCGGCCCTCGGCGTGGGCCTGCTCGCGGCCCGCGACCGTACGGTCTGA
- a CDS encoding transcriptional regulator, gntR family (DNA-binding site [nucleotide binding];~Transcriptional regulator, GntR family [Streptomyces venezuelae ATCC10712];~Transcriptional regulators [Transcription]; COG2186;~Winged helix-turn-helix (WHTH) DNA-binding domain of the GntR family of transcriptional regulators; cd07377;~identified by MetaGeneAnnotator; putative) produces the protein MNDSRPGQESKGPRRTAMALKAAGRTSLVDSVVGQLRAQLTNGEWAVGDRIPTEHELAQLLGVGRNTVREAVRVLVHAGLLESRQGNGTFVRSTADPAAVLNSVRHAGARDVLELRAALEAEAARLAAVRRDTHDLLRLRAALATLREEGDRDADADLAFHLAVVEATHNAAFREVYRFFSTQVHEVLSSSLDDTAMPPVDIDAHEAVVAAIERGDAEAAQAGARELLRLPMATHLLLSETDDPPQAPADEEVSR, from the coding sequence GTGAATGACTCCCGGCCGGGACAGGAATCCAAGGGACCGCGGAGGACGGCGATGGCATTGAAGGCGGCGGGGCGGACCTCGCTGGTGGACTCGGTGGTCGGGCAGCTGCGCGCGCAGCTCACGAACGGCGAATGGGCCGTGGGCGACCGCATCCCCACCGAACACGAGCTCGCCCAGCTCCTCGGCGTCGGCCGCAACACCGTCCGCGAGGCGGTCCGCGTCCTCGTCCACGCCGGGCTCCTGGAGTCCCGGCAGGGCAACGGCACATTCGTCAGGTCCACCGCCGACCCGGCCGCCGTGCTCAACAGCGTGCGGCACGCGGGCGCGCGCGACGTCCTGGAACTGCGCGCCGCCCTGGAGGCCGAGGCGGCCCGCCTCGCGGCCGTCCGGCGCGACACCCACGACCTGCTGCGGCTGCGGGCGGCCCTGGCCACCCTGCGCGAGGAGGGCGACCGGGACGCGGACGCCGACCTGGCCTTCCACCTCGCGGTCGTCGAGGCCACCCACAACGCGGCCTTCCGCGAGGTGTACCGCTTCTTCTCCACCCAGGTGCACGAGGTGCTGAGCAGCTCGCTCGACGACACCGCGATGCCGCCGGTGGACATCGACGCGCACGAGGCCGTGGTCGCGGCCATCGAGCGGGGGGACGCGGAGGCCGCGCAGGCGGGCGCGCGCGAGCTGCTGCGGCTGCCGATGGCGACGCATCTGCTGCTGTCGGAGACGGACGACCCGCCACAGGCCCCGGCGGACGAGGAGGTGTCCCGGTGA
- a CDS encoding dihydrolipoamide dehydrogenase (Pyridine nucleotide-disulphide oxidoreductase, dimerisation domain; pfam02852;~Pyridine nucleotide-disulphide oxidoreductase; pfam00070;~dihydrolipoamide dehydrogenase [Amycolatopsis mediterranei U32];~dihydrolipoamide dehydrogenase; Reviewed;~identified by MetaGeneAnnotator; putative), protein MSDRFDVVVLGAGPGGYVAAIRAAQLGKRVAVVEEKYWGGVCLNVGCIPTKALLRNAELAHIFTHEAKTFGIKVDGTVSFDYGEAFRRSRTVADGRVKGVHYLMKKNGITEFDGRGTFLDAHTLQVAKADGTTQTITFDNCIIATGASPRLLPGTALSDRVVSYEQQILAEDAPQSIVIAGAGAIGIEFAYVLNSYGTKVTIVEFLDRVAPLEDEEVSKELAKQYRKLGIDVLTSTRVESIDESGPQVRVTVTGKDGAQKVLEADKVLQAIGFAPNVAGYGLENTGVALTERGAIDVDGRCRTNVPHIYAIGDVTAKLMLAHNAEAMGVIAAETLSDAETMELDYAMIPRATYCQPQIASFGYTEKQARERGYDVKVAKFPFTANGKSHGLGDPTGFVKIVADAKYGEIVGAHLIGPDVTELLPELTLAQQWDLTVHEVARNVHAHPTLGEAVKEAIHGIAGHMINF, encoded by the coding sequence ATGTCAGACCGCTTCGACGTCGTCGTACTCGGAGCTGGCCCCGGCGGCTATGTCGCCGCCATCCGCGCCGCCCAGCTGGGCAAGCGGGTCGCGGTCGTCGAGGAGAAGTACTGGGGCGGCGTCTGCCTGAACGTCGGCTGCATCCCGACCAAGGCCCTGCTGCGCAACGCCGAGCTCGCCCACATCTTCACGCACGAGGCGAAGACCTTCGGCATCAAGGTCGACGGCACGGTCTCCTTCGACTACGGCGAGGCGTTCCGCCGCAGCCGCACGGTCGCGGACGGCCGCGTCAAGGGCGTCCACTACCTGATGAAGAAGAACGGCATCACCGAGTTCGACGGCCGGGGCACCTTCCTCGACGCGCACACCCTCCAGGTGGCGAAGGCCGACGGCACCACGCAGACGATCACCTTCGACAACTGCATCATCGCCACCGGCGCCTCCCCGCGCCTGCTGCCCGGCACCGCGCTGAGCGACCGCGTCGTCTCGTACGAGCAGCAGATCCTCGCCGAGGACGCCCCGCAGTCGATCGTCATCGCCGGCGCCGGCGCCATCGGCATCGAGTTCGCGTACGTGCTGAACAGCTACGGCACCAAGGTCACCATCGTCGAGTTCCTCGACCGGGTCGCTCCGCTGGAGGACGAGGAGGTGTCGAAGGAGCTGGCGAAGCAGTACCGCAAGCTCGGCATCGACGTCCTCACCTCCACCCGTGTCGAGTCCATCGACGAGTCCGGCCCGCAGGTCCGCGTCACCGTCACCGGCAAGGACGGCGCGCAGAAGGTCCTGGAGGCCGACAAGGTCCTGCAGGCCATCGGCTTCGCCCCGAATGTCGCCGGCTACGGCCTGGAGAACACCGGCGTCGCCCTCACCGAGCGCGGCGCGATCGACGTCGACGGCCGCTGCCGCACCAACGTCCCGCACATCTACGCCATCGGCGACGTGACCGCGAAGCTGATGCTCGCGCACAACGCCGAGGCCATGGGCGTCATCGCCGCCGAGACCCTCTCGGACGCCGAGACGATGGAGCTCGACTACGCGATGATTCCGCGCGCGACCTACTGCCAGCCGCAGATCGCCAGCTTCGGCTACACCGAGAAGCAGGCGCGCGAGCGCGGCTACGACGTCAAGGTCGCCAAGTTCCCGTTCACCGCGAACGGCAAGTCGCACGGCCTCGGCGACCCGACCGGCTTCGTGAAGATCGTCGCCGACGCGAAGTACGGCGAGATCGTCGGCGCCCACCTGATCGGCCCGGACGTCACCGAGCTGCTGCCCGAGCTGACCCTGGCGCAGCAGTGGGACCTCACGGTCCACGAGGTCGCGCGCAACGTGCACGCCCACCCGACCCTGGGCGAGGCGGTCAAGGAAGCGATCCACGGCATCGCCGGTCACATGATCAATTTCTGA
- a CDS encoding hypothetical protein (identified by MetaGeneAnnotator; putative;~sequence version:1), which produces MWLAVIALTSLVIALAPEGVDHYLLHRNSSNLYELARHPMRALIGSAFWIENPESLFFYALLFELLHAPVERWLGTLKWLVVVATAHVAATLISQKVVLQAIQDHDVPRSMAHVVDIGVSYGLAASAGILTYRLPRPWRWFYLVGVVVFFVVPLVSSHTYTDLGHAISLLIGLAFWPLSRGKPLEEAGSGGAH; this is translated from the coding sequence GTGTGGCTGGCCGTCATCGCGCTCACCAGCCTGGTCATCGCGCTCGCCCCCGAAGGCGTCGACCACTATCTGCTGCACCGCAACAGCAGCAACCTCTACGAGCTCGCCCGCCACCCGATGCGGGCGCTCATCGGCAGCGCCTTCTGGATCGAGAACCCGGAGAGCCTGTTCTTCTACGCCCTGCTCTTCGAGTTGCTCCACGCGCCCGTGGAGCGCTGGCTCGGCACCCTGAAATGGCTGGTCGTCGTCGCCACCGCGCACGTCGCCGCCACCCTCATCAGCCAGAAGGTGGTCCTGCAGGCGATCCAGGACCACGACGTGCCGCGCAGCATGGCGCACGTCGTCGACATCGGGGTGAGCTACGGACTCGCGGCGTCTGCCGGGATCCTCACGTACCGGCTGCCGCGGCCCTGGCGCTGGTTCTACCTGGTCGGCGTGGTGGTGTTCTTCGTCGTGCCGCTGGTCAGCAGCCATACGTACACCGATCTCGGGCACGCGATCTCGCTGCTGATCGGGCTGGCCTTCTGGCCGCTGAGCAGGGGAAAACCGTTGGAGGAGGCCGGGTCGGGCGGCGCACACTAG
- a CDS encoding hydrolase (Haloacid Dehalogenase-like Hydrolases; cl11391;~Predicted hydrolases of the HAD superfamily [General function prediction only]; COG0561;~hydrolase [Streptomyces sp. Mg1];~identified by MetaGeneAnnotator; putative): MSAFPYRLVATDLDGTLLRADESVSVRTRDALKAAAAAGAAHIIVTGRGVPWTRPILDDLGYEGIAVCGQGAQVYHAGERRLLTSLTLDRKLGALAMAKLEAEVGPLALAASRDGLDGEVLVGPGYRHQDGPLPYVPFEDPAAVWAEPLTKLYIQHPTLSDDELTRVARQTVGGLVDVVLAGPDIVEIVPLGLSKATGLSLAARRLKVKPVDTIAFGDMPNDIPMFGWAAHGVAMANAHQELKAVSHEVTGSNEEDGIATVLERLLDA; the protein is encoded by the coding sequence GTGAGCGCGTTCCCCTACCGTCTGGTCGCGACGGATCTCGATGGCACGCTGCTGCGGGCCGACGAGTCCGTCTCGGTCCGGACGCGCGACGCGCTGAAGGCGGCCGCGGCCGCCGGCGCGGCGCACATCATCGTGACCGGCCGCGGTGTTCCCTGGACCCGGCCCATCCTCGACGACCTCGGCTACGAGGGGATCGCGGTGTGCGGGCAGGGCGCGCAGGTCTACCACGCGGGCGAGCGCCGGCTGCTGACCTCGCTGACGCTGGACCGGAAGCTCGGCGCGCTCGCCATGGCCAAGCTGGAGGCGGAGGTCGGCCCGCTGGCCCTGGCCGCCAGCCGCGACGGCCTGGACGGCGAGGTCCTGGTCGGCCCCGGCTACCGGCACCAGGACGGGCCGCTGCCGTACGTCCCGTTCGAGGACCCGGCCGCGGTGTGGGCGGAGCCGCTCACCAAGCTCTACATCCAGCATCCGACGCTGAGCGACGACGAGCTGACCCGGGTCGCCCGGCAGACCGTCGGCGGGCTCGTGGACGTCGTCCTGGCCGGTCCCGACATCGTGGAGATCGTCCCGCTCGGCCTCAGCAAGGCGACCGGTCTGTCGCTGGCCGCGCGCCGGCTGAAGGTGAAGCCCGTGGATACGATCGCCTTCGGCGACATGCCCAACGACATACCGATGTTCGGCTGGGCGGCCCACGGCGTGGCCATGGCCAACGCCCATCAGGAACTCAAGGCCGTGTCCCACGAGGTGACCGGCTCGAACGAGGAGGACGGCATCGCGACCGTCCTGGAGCGCCTGCTCGACGCCTGA